One window of Mangrovibacterium diazotrophicum genomic DNA carries:
- a CDS encoding PepSY-associated TM helix domain-containing protein has product MFKNLIYQIHLYLGIASSIIMIVLCLTGTILVFEEEFIDAFDQSYRVSQNEGSNRLTLDEKIAKVEASTGKTVSGMMIYPEPEKNHTFVLSASGTGTPEGGHARPQQVWIDSYTGDLVAKPETGTADGFFHWVMQLHRWLLLDKKVGRPITGAATVIFLILSITGLILYAPAKLSRWLKRGSWFPIIGLKKAGNTNLILHKNYGWYALLPLLLMGFSALIWSYPGYYSALEKLLGDQLGKQRFDKTIPLNYQADSLAQRLSIEELIADADEALPYQTKIYRIDLPKTKDESIMIRKKSAAFVAYDAADKIQIDPYNGEILSVDEFKNWSFRQKVAALIRTIHIGSFIGLTSKIIYFLAALIATSLPVTGLLLWFKKLRSKKKRRQVQLV; this is encoded by the coding sequence ATGTTCAAAAATCTAATTTATCAAATCCACCTGTACCTGGGAATCGCCAGCTCTATCATCATGATCGTTTTGTGTCTGACGGGAACCATTCTTGTTTTCGAAGAAGAGTTTATCGATGCGTTCGATCAATCCTACCGCGTTTCGCAAAACGAAGGGAGCAACAGGTTGACGCTGGATGAAAAGATTGCCAAAGTAGAAGCGTCGACCGGGAAGACGGTGAGCGGCATGATGATTTACCCCGAACCAGAAAAGAACCACACTTTTGTGTTGTCTGCATCGGGCACCGGAACCCCCGAAGGCGGACACGCCCGCCCGCAGCAGGTGTGGATTGATTCGTACACCGGCGATTTGGTTGCCAAACCGGAAACCGGAACGGCAGACGGCTTCTTCCACTGGGTGATGCAACTGCACCGCTGGCTTTTGCTCGACAAAAAAGTGGGCCGTCCAATAACAGGTGCAGCCACGGTCATCTTCCTGATATTGTCGATAACCGGGCTTATTTTATACGCTCCGGCCAAACTTTCAAGATGGTTGAAACGAGGCAGCTGGTTCCCAATAATTGGGTTAAAAAAGGCGGGGAATACCAACCTGATTCTCCATAAAAACTACGGTTGGTATGCGCTTTTGCCACTTTTACTGATGGGCTTTTCTGCTTTAATCTGGTCGTACCCGGGCTACTATTCCGCCCTGGAGAAATTGCTCGGCGACCAATTGGGGAAACAACGATTCGACAAAACCATCCCATTGAATTATCAAGCCGATAGCCTGGCTCAGCGCTTGTCCATCGAAGAATTGATTGCCGACGCAGATGAAGCACTCCCCTATCAAACAAAGATTTATCGAATCGACCTCCCCAAAACGAAGGATGAGAGCATCATGATCCGGAAAAAAAGTGCAGCGTTCGTGGCCTACGATGCCGCCGACAAAATCCAGATCGATCCCTACAATGGAGAAATACTTTCAGTTGATGAGTTTAAAAACTGGAGTTTCCGACAGAAAGTGGCGGCATTGATCCGGACAATTCACATCGGATCTTTCATCGGCCTCACGTCGAAAATCATTTATTTCCTCGCCGCATTGATCGCCACATCCCTTCCCGTTACCGGCCTACTGCTGTGGTTTAAGAAACTTCGTTCTAAAAAGAAACGCAGACAAGTGCAACTCGTTTAA
- a CDS encoding SO_0444 family Cu/Zn efflux transporter: MTDFLLKYINELVYLMNEMAPWLLLGLVFAGLLKVFFPQDKVQKYMGKSNTKSAVNASILGIPMPLCSCGVIPTGISFFRNGASKGATNSFLISTPQTGVDSIFATYSMLGWPFAVLRPIVAFVTGIAGGILTNWLVKEKPAPKVAPKPAFAGFAMAAQPTKPATGSLLTVAPQVQSKSTNGATCNDTSCGCHSEPPKGNAFVQATHYAFIELLQDIAKWLIIGFLIAALISVILPDDFFSRFHGLGFLEILVILAASVPIYICATGSIPIAAVLLLKGVSPGAALVFLMAGPATNVATISVIGNTMGRKSLLVYLGTIIGGAIIFGMLTNWLIPADFILSKVMHIHNGEHEMLPMWVQIGSSIVLIGSLIFGYFYQRYEKTNQKATAMDFKTLKIEGMTCSHCEASVTRNLMKLDGIDEVIADKNTSEVKVSGKKIDLKAIEKVVDEIGYHYKGEI; encoded by the coding sequence ATGACAGACTTTCTATTGAAATACATTAACGAGCTGGTTTACCTGATGAATGAAATGGCGCCCTGGCTTTTGCTCGGGCTTGTTTTCGCAGGATTGCTCAAAGTGTTTTTTCCGCAGGACAAAGTTCAAAAGTACATGGGAAAGTCGAACACGAAATCGGCTGTTAACGCGTCGATTCTGGGAATCCCTATGCCCTTGTGCAGCTGCGGGGTCATCCCTACCGGAATCTCGTTTTTTCGGAACGGAGCCTCTAAAGGTGCAACCAACTCATTTCTGATTTCAACGCCGCAAACCGGAGTTGATTCAATATTCGCCACCTACTCGATGCTGGGTTGGCCTTTCGCGGTTCTGCGCCCGATTGTCGCTTTTGTAACCGGTATTGCCGGTGGTATTCTGACCAACTGGCTGGTGAAAGAAAAACCGGCTCCCAAAGTGGCGCCGAAACCTGCTTTTGCGGGCTTTGCCATGGCTGCACAGCCTACCAAACCGGCAACCGGAAGCTTGCTGACGGTAGCACCTCAGGTTCAATCCAAGTCAACAAATGGTGCTACCTGCAACGACACCTCCTGTGGTTGTCACAGCGAGCCACCAAAAGGAAATGCTTTTGTGCAGGCAACGCACTACGCTTTTATCGAATTGTTGCAGGATATTGCCAAATGGCTGATCATCGGCTTCCTGATTGCAGCATTGATTTCGGTTATTCTTCCAGACGACTTTTTCAGTCGGTTTCATGGGCTCGGGTTTCTGGAAATCCTCGTGATTTTGGCAGCTTCAGTTCCAATCTATATTTGTGCAACCGGGTCAATTCCGATCGCCGCCGTGTTGTTGCTGAAAGGTGTTTCGCCCGGTGCAGCGCTGGTATTCCTCATGGCTGGCCCGGCAACCAATGTGGCTACGATCTCGGTTATCGGCAACACGATGGGGCGCAAATCCCTGCTGGTTTATTTGGGAACAATCATCGGCGGGGCCATTATCTTTGGCATGTTGACGAATTGGTTGATTCCAGCCGATTTCATTCTAAGCAAAGTCATGCATATTCACAACGGCGAGCACGAAATGCTTCCGATGTGGGTGCAAATCGGTTCGTCTATCGTGCTGATCGGTTCGCTTATTTTTGGCTACTTTTACCAGCGTTACGAAAAAACAAATCAAAAAGCCACCGCTATGGACTTCAAAACATTAAAAATCGAAGGCATGACTTGCTCACACTGCGAAGCAAGCGTTACCCGCAACCTGATGAAACTGGACGGAATCGACGAAGTGATTGCCGACAAAAATACGTCGGAGGTAAAAGTATCGGGTAAGAAAATCGATTTGAAAGCAATTGAAAAAGTAGTCGACGAAATTGGCTACCACTACAAAGGCGAAATTTAA
- a CDS encoding methyltransferase family protein codes for MQFIQLGLIILSLVPTLATLLLAYQIMRAGFSALGKPSINSALFYYSKSVVALVFALLIIVSFFPGFFLAMPLLIQNDIAAVQKLMSMIFLFAGNILLLPAYYTMGIFTRVGLPTSEHVLQTEGVYRVTRNPMYTSFFFFFAAGFLLIPSILLAVLMLVALILHHRIIKKEEVYLKSAFGEVYLDYKSQVARYL; via the coding sequence ATGCAATTCATTCAACTTGGTTTAATTATTCTTAGCCTGGTTCCAACCTTGGCCACGTTACTGCTCGCCTACCAAATCATGCGGGCAGGTTTTAGTGCATTGGGAAAACCGAGCATCAACAGCGCTCTTTTCTATTATTCAAAATCGGTTGTTGCGCTCGTATTTGCCTTATTAATCATCGTATCCTTTTTCCCGGGGTTCTTTCTGGCAATGCCTCTTCTGATTCAGAATGACATTGCCGCCGTTCAAAAACTGATGAGTATGATCTTCCTTTTCGCCGGAAACATTTTACTGCTGCCAGCTTACTACACCATGGGAATTTTCACGCGCGTTGGCTTACCAACAAGCGAGCATGTATTGCAAACAGAAGGTGTTTACCGGGTCACCCGAAACCCCATGTACACCAGTTTCTTTTTCTTCTTTGCGGCCGGTTTCCTGTTGATTCCTTCAATTTTACTGGCGGTATTGATGTTGGTTGCTCTCATTCTTCATCATCGTATCATTAAAAAAGAAGAAGTTTATTTGAAATCCGCTTTTGGAGAAGTCTATCTGGATTATAAATCACAAGTCGCGCGCTATTTATAA
- a CDS encoding protein-disulfide reductase DsbD family protein has translation MKKFSALILLALIALQSFAQIQEPVKWSFDSKQNGDEVQLIFKATIDEGWHLYDTQLPEGGPVPTSFHFNDNSQIEFVGKMTTNPAPIDKFDDTFQMELRYFGKKAEFIQVVKLKTTEPVTIDGYLEFMCCNDETCLPPTEVDFSFKTKAYTATEKEAAKPAVKETAVPEKKKEVTEVVETTSGEVSEAVTETTDDSAAGAVASTIDIAEKVESTPAAEGKVLTDKGKEGSAENLWMFLFFSFLAGLAAILTPCVFPMIPMTVSFFMHSGDTKAKSRMYAIFYGISIIAIYTIVGTVVALIFGPDIANWLSTHWIPNIIFFLVFMIFAFSFFGMFEIVLPSWLVNKSDSQVDKGGFMGSFFMALTLVLVSFSCTGPIVGAILVQSAGGAVLKPIVGMFGFSMAFALPFTLFALFPGWLNSLPKSGGWLNSVKVVLGFLELALGLKFLSVADQTYHWGILDREVYLAIWIVIFTLLGFYLLGKLKFSHDSDVKHVTVPRLMLSIASFAFVIYLIPGMFGAPLKAISGYMPPMSTHDFDLRTVVREEIKLSGGAGNGKVTGLDVKPKYREFLHLPHGLEGFFDYEEGMAYAKKVNKPVFIDFTGHGCVNCREMEANVWSDPRVLQRMMNDYVIIALYVDDKKELPEGEWVTSSYDGRVKKTIGKKYADFQITRFGVNAQPYYVLLDHAGKELTEPKAYDLNADNFVKFLDEGLANFKAQAN, from the coding sequence ATGAAGAAATTTTCAGCTTTAATTTTGCTAGCGTTGATTGCGCTGCAATCTTTCGCCCAAATTCAGGAACCCGTGAAGTGGTCGTTCGACTCGAAACAGAATGGTGACGAGGTTCAATTAATTTTCAAAGCCACAATCGATGAGGGATGGCATCTTTATGACACCCAATTGCCGGAAGGTGGACCTGTTCCAACCTCGTTTCATTTTAATGACAATTCGCAAATTGAGTTTGTTGGTAAAATGACAACTAATCCCGCGCCGATCGATAAGTTCGATGATACCTTCCAAATGGAGTTGCGGTATTTCGGAAAAAAAGCGGAATTTATTCAAGTTGTAAAATTGAAAACAACCGAGCCGGTAACGATTGACGGTTACCTGGAGTTCATGTGCTGTAACGACGAAACCTGTCTGCCGCCAACCGAAGTTGATTTCAGTTTTAAAACAAAAGCATACACCGCTACCGAAAAGGAAGCAGCAAAACCAGCTGTAAAGGAAACTGCGGTTCCCGAAAAAAAAAAGGAAGTAACTGAAGTTGTCGAAACCACTTCAGGGGAAGTGTCAGAAGCGGTAACTGAAACAACAGATGATAGTGCTGCAGGCGCAGTGGCGTCAACAATTGATATTGCAGAGAAAGTAGAATCTACTCCTGCTGCTGAAGGCAAAGTTTTAACTGATAAAGGAAAAGAAGGATCAGCCGAAAATCTCTGGATGTTCTTGTTCTTTTCTTTTTTAGCCGGCTTGGCAGCCATCCTTACGCCCTGTGTGTTCCCAATGATCCCGATGACGGTTTCGTTTTTCATGCATAGTGGCGACACAAAAGCCAAGTCGCGCATGTACGCGATTTTCTACGGAATATCTATCATCGCAATTTATACCATCGTTGGAACAGTCGTTGCGCTGATCTTTGGACCTGACATCGCAAACTGGTTGAGTACACACTGGATTCCGAATATTATCTTCTTCCTGGTGTTTATGATTTTCGCTTTTTCATTCTTCGGAATGTTCGAGATTGTATTGCCAAGTTGGTTGGTAAACAAATCGGATAGTCAGGTTGATAAAGGCGGTTTTATGGGCTCCTTTTTCATGGCCTTGACGTTGGTGTTGGTGTCATTCTCGTGTACCGGGCCAATTGTTGGTGCTATTTTAGTGCAGTCGGCAGGTGGTGCCGTGTTGAAGCCGATTGTTGGAATGTTTGGATTCTCGATGGCCTTCGCTTTACCGTTTACTTTATTCGCGCTTTTCCCGGGTTGGTTGAACAGTCTGCCCAAATCAGGCGGTTGGTTGAATTCGGTGAAAGTAGTATTGGGTTTCCTGGAATTGGCCTTGGGCTTGAAATTCCTGAGCGTTGCCGATCAAACTTACCACTGGGGTATTTTGGACCGCGAGGTGTACCTGGCGATCTGGATCGTTATTTTCACTTTGCTCGGTTTTTACTTACTGGGTAAATTGAAATTCTCGCACGATAGCGATGTGAAACACGTTACGGTTCCCCGACTAATGTTGTCGATCGCGTCTTTTGCTTTCGTCATTTACCTGATCCCGGGTATGTTCGGTGCACCACTGAAAGCTATTTCCGGTTATATGCCGCCAATGTCGACGCACGATTTTGATTTGCGCACGGTTGTTCGCGAAGAAATTAAGTTGAGTGGGGGTGCCGGCAATGGAAAAGTGACTGGCCTTGACGTGAAACCCAAATACCGTGAATTCCTGCATTTGCCACACGGTCTGGAAGGTTTCTTCGATTACGAAGAAGGGATGGCTTATGCCAAGAAAGTGAACAAACCCGTGTTCATCGATTTCACCGGGCACGGCTGTGTAAATTGCCGAGAAATGGAAGCCAATGTGTGGTCGGATCCGCGCGTGCTTCAACGCATGATGAATGACTACGTGATTATTGCACTTTATGTAGACGATAAAAAGGAATTGCCCGAAGGCGAGTGGGTGACTTCAAGCTACGATGGTCGTGTTAAGAAAACGATCGGTAAGAAGTATGCCGACTTCCAGATTACGCGTTTTGGTGTGAATGCACAGCCTTACTACGTATTACTGGATCATGCAGGCAAGGAATTAACTGAGCCTAAAGCTTACGACCTAAATGCGGATAACTTTGTGAAGTTCCTGGACGAAGGACTCGCGAATTTCAAAGCACAGGCAAACTAA
- a CDS encoding helix-turn-helix domain-containing protein codes for MQKFLFLLPFLLLSIQSVHAYELKGQVKLSEDWQPRVYLASIQSPENLFVASPDFVINEAFVDPDGNFTLSGNDLPEDPRFYRLYFVRNNSLAIEFTNDYQRNFIHLLLDNSTQLMVTDTGGGELFDHVKIEGSEANTILSDFEQSYFQKRIKLNEINTIAKRDFQSQSLNRSIRDFVVKCEDPMVGLFAVYHIDDRETDFLRNANFYFDFQERMKAAYPKALYTAAYDDLLNSLVGYRDLVCEIPKITKPWRTWIIWGQSILIIALLLWIWKLKSRKEVEEKIDYGQLLTEKERKIWESLAAGKTNKEIAADLFIELSTVKTHINNLYKRLGVANRKEAILLFNSQK; via the coding sequence ATGCAGAAATTTCTGTTTTTACTACCATTTTTATTACTGTCCATTCAGTCGGTACACGCTTATGAACTGAAGGGGCAAGTGAAGCTGTCGGAGGATTGGCAGCCCCGTGTTTACCTTGCATCAATACAATCGCCGGAAAATCTCTTTGTTGCTTCTCCCGATTTTGTCATCAATGAAGCCTTTGTTGATCCGGATGGTAATTTCACCCTTTCCGGAAACGATTTGCCTGAAGATCCTCGCTTCTACCGCCTGTATTTTGTCCGGAATAATTCATTGGCTATTGAATTCACAAACGATTACCAACGTAACTTCATTCACTTGTTATTGGATAATTCCACACAGTTGATGGTTACAGATACAGGTGGAGGGGAGCTGTTTGATCATGTTAAGATTGAAGGTTCGGAGGCCAATACGATTTTGTCCGATTTTGAACAATCGTATTTTCAGAAGAGGATTAAGCTCAACGAGATCAACACCATCGCGAAACGCGATTTTCAGAGTCAGAGTTTGAATCGTAGTATTCGTGATTTTGTAGTGAAGTGCGAGGATCCAATGGTTGGATTGTTTGCCGTGTACCATATCGATGATCGGGAAACTGACTTTTTACGTAATGCGAATTTCTACTTCGATTTTCAGGAGCGCATGAAAGCCGCATATCCGAAAGCGTTGTATACCGCCGCCTATGACGATTTGCTGAACAGCTTGGTTGGCTATCGGGATTTGGTCTGCGAAATTCCGAAAATTACGAAACCCTGGCGAACCTGGATTATCTGGGGGCAGTCTATTTTAATTATAGCTTTGCTGCTTTGGATCTGGAAACTAAAAAGTCGGAAAGAAGTAGAGGAGAAGATTGACTATGGCCAGTTGTTAACCGAGAAAGAACGCAAGATTTGGGAAAGTCTTGCTGCCGGCAAAACGAATAAGGAGATTGCAGCCGATCTTTTTATCGAGCTGAGTACCGTAAAAACGCATATAAACAACCTCTACAAACGACTTGGCGTGGCGAACCGCAAAGAGGCTATCCTCCTTTTTAACAGCCAGAAATAA
- a CDS encoding Rne/Rng family ribonuclease: protein MSSDLIIDVTASEVVIALLENKRLVELSRERSGAKFAVGDIYLGRVKKIMPSLNAAFIDVGYEKDAFLHYLDMGPQFSTLNKFMKIAGSKKNRISSVSKIHSEPDINKEGKITEVLKAGQNILVQIAKEPISTKGPRLTSELSVAGRNLVLMPFSEKVSVSQKISSTEEKNRLKKLIQSIKPKKYGVIIRTVSEGKRVAELDQELKKLVAKFETIFQKLKKASAPSLIVGEMDRTTALLRDIYNPNFNSIIVNDAEVAEDIAEYLGTIDPEKKKIVKLYKGGQPIFEHFGVEKQIKSSFGKTVSFKNGAYLIVEHTEAFHVIDVNSGNRSKAGVDQETNALEVNLAAAEEIARQLRLRDMGGIIVIDFIDMHNSENRQKVFERMKEAMDVDRTKHNILPLSKFCLMQITRQRVRPEEHVETAEVCPACKGTGKVTPTILFTDELDNKVNYIFKDLNKRKLTIKVHPYVAAYLTRGFMSQRRKWALKFMRKVAVEEVNSLSFLDYQFFDENMEEIIL from the coding sequence GTGAGTAGCGATCTGATTATTGATGTCACTGCCTCAGAAGTCGTTATTGCCTTATTAGAAAACAAACGCTTAGTTGAACTATCAAGGGAAAGAAGCGGAGCAAAATTTGCAGTTGGCGATATCTATTTAGGTCGAGTCAAGAAAATTATGCCGAGCTTGAACGCTGCATTCATCGACGTTGGGTACGAAAAAGATGCATTTTTGCATTATCTCGACATGGGCCCGCAATTTTCAACCTTAAACAAGTTTATGAAAATTGCCGGTTCGAAAAAGAACCGTATTTCTTCGGTATCAAAGATTCACTCCGAGCCCGATATTAATAAAGAGGGCAAAATTACGGAAGTGTTAAAAGCAGGCCAGAACATTTTGGTGCAAATTGCCAAAGAGCCAATTTCAACCAAAGGCCCCCGTTTAACTTCCGAACTATCGGTAGCGGGAAGAAATTTAGTGTTGATGCCATTTAGCGAAAAAGTTAGTGTTTCGCAGAAAATTAGCTCAACCGAAGAAAAAAACAGGCTGAAGAAGCTGATTCAAAGCATTAAGCCGAAGAAATATGGAGTCATTATCCGAACTGTTTCCGAAGGGAAACGGGTTGCCGAACTAGACCAGGAGCTGAAGAAACTGGTGGCAAAATTTGAAACCATCTTCCAAAAATTAAAGAAGGCGTCAGCACCCTCGCTGATCGTTGGGGAAATGGATCGGACAACGGCTCTACTTCGAGATATTTACAACCCAAACTTCAATAGCATCATTGTTAACGATGCTGAAGTCGCCGAAGACATTGCAGAGTACCTTGGTACTATTGACCCGGAAAAGAAAAAGATTGTGAAGCTTTACAAAGGCGGACAACCAATTTTTGAGCATTTTGGGGTTGAGAAACAAATTAAGTCGTCTTTCGGAAAGACCGTTTCGTTTAAAAACGGGGCGTATTTAATCGTCGAACACACGGAGGCTTTCCACGTGATCGATGTAAACAGCGGAAACCGGTCGAAAGCCGGTGTGGATCAGGAAACGAACGCACTGGAAGTGAACCTGGCCGCTGCCGAAGAAATAGCACGACAATTGAGGCTTAGAGACATGGGGGGAATTATCGTTATCGATTTCATCGATATGCATAATTCCGAAAACCGACAAAAGGTTTTTGAACGCATGAAGGAGGCGATGGATGTCGATCGAACAAAACACAACATTTTGCCACTGAGCAAGTTTTGTTTGATGCAGATCACCCGCCAACGGGTTCGCCCTGAGGAACATGTGGAAACCGCAGAGGTTTGTCCGGCATGTAAGGGCACCGGGAAAGTGACGCCGACGATTCTCTTTACTGATGAACTGGACAACAAGGTCAATTACATTTTCAAAGATTTGAATAAGCGGAAGTTGACTATTAAAGTTCATCCTTATGTTGCAGCTTACCTGACACGTGGATTTATGTCACAGCGTCGGAAGTGGGCTTTGAAATTTATGCGCAAAGTCGCAGTAGAAGAAGTAAACTCCTTGAGTTTTCTCGATTACCAGTTTTTCGACGAGAACATGGAGGAAATAATACTCTAA
- a CDS encoding HU family DNA-binding protein: MTKADIVNEISKNTGIEKVTVQKAVEAFMETVKDSLTEGRNVYLRGFGSFIVKKRAEKTARNISKNTTIIIPEHFIPSFKPAKTFVSQVKDQVKK, from the coding sequence ATGACTAAAGCAGATATTGTTAACGAAATTAGCAAGAACACTGGCATCGAAAAAGTAACGGTGCAAAAAGCTGTTGAAGCTTTCATGGAAACTGTAAAGGATTCATTGACAGAGGGAAGAAACGTGTATTTGCGCGGATTTGGAAGCTTCATCGTAAAAAAGAGAGCTGAGAAGACTGCACGCAATATTTCAAAAAATACAACAATCATTATTCCTGAGCATTTTATCCCAAGTTTCAAACCGGCTAAAACGTTCGTATCTCAAGTTAAAGACCAAGTTAAAAAATAA
- the mutY gene encoding A/G-specific adenine glycosylase: MVYFEGFGQIIQQWYKQFKRHLPWRETSDPYLIWLSEIILQQTRIDQGLAYFNRFAENYPTVEKLAAASEDEVLKLWQGLGYYSRARNLHFTAKTITREFGGQFPKQYSDIIKLKGVGEYTAAAIASISYKQPYAVVDGNVYRVLSRIFGIDTPIDSTEGKKAFKQLAEDLLDRNNPGDHNQAVMEFGAIQCTPKNPNCAACPFCDRCFALQGKAIERLPVKQGKVKIRHRYFNYLVYDLEESTFLTKRTSNDIWKNLYQFPLIETAYKAEVESLHLESELPINNSIGDISEVTDWKKQVLSHQHIHYRFIHVQLKNKKNLPTDLIEVNKKDIFNFAVPKPVEKQLNYLNWF, encoded by the coding sequence ATGGTGTATTTCGAGGGGTTCGGACAGATTATTCAACAATGGTACAAACAATTCAAACGGCATCTTCCCTGGCGTGAAACATCTGATCCCTACCTGATATGGCTGTCGGAAATTATTCTCCAGCAAACCCGCATTGATCAAGGATTGGCGTACTTTAACCGGTTCGCAGAGAACTATCCCACGGTTGAAAAACTGGCGGCCGCCTCCGAAGACGAGGTATTAAAATTGTGGCAAGGACTTGGGTACTACTCCCGAGCACGAAATCTTCACTTTACCGCGAAAACAATCACCAGGGAGTTTGGTGGACAATTCCCAAAACAATACAGTGATATAATAAAACTAAAGGGAGTTGGCGAATACACGGCTGCCGCGATCGCCTCAATCTCCTACAAACAGCCATATGCAGTGGTGGACGGAAATGTCTACCGGGTACTTTCACGCATTTTTGGGATCGACACACCTATAGATAGTACAGAGGGAAAAAAAGCCTTCAAACAACTGGCGGAAGATTTGCTGGATCGCAATAATCCGGGAGACCACAACCAGGCAGTGATGGAATTCGGAGCAATACAATGCACTCCAAAAAATCCGAATTGCGCTGCCTGCCCCTTCTGCGACCGCTGTTTTGCTTTGCAGGGAAAAGCGATAGAACGCCTGCCTGTCAAACAAGGTAAAGTAAAGATCCGCCACCGTTATTTTAATTATCTGGTTTACGACCTCGAAGAATCTACCTTTTTGACCAAAAGAACCTCCAACGATATTTGGAAAAATCTTTATCAATTTCCCTTGATTGAAACAGCGTACAAAGCGGAAGTTGAAAGTTTGCACCTGGAATCAGAGCTACCTATTAATAATAGTATCGGTGATATCTCAGAGGTGACCGATTGGAAGAAACAAGTTTTAAGCCACCAGCACATTCACTATCGGTTTATTCACGTTCAGTTAAAAAACAAAAAAAATCTCCCAACCGATTTGATCGAAGTGAATAAAAAAGATATTTTTAACTTCGCTGTTCCAAAACCGGTCGAAAAACAACTAAATTATTTGAACTGGTTTTGA
- a CDS encoding single-stranded DNA-binding protein, translating into MSVNKVILIGNVGQDPEVRHLDKDVTVANFSLATSESYTAKNGEKVTTTEWHNIVVWRGLAKVVEQYVSKGDKLYIEGRIRTRSWDDKDGNKRYTTEIYADNLEMLTPRGQSTGGGQQMSEPKNQQAESVNEPDFSSSEEDDLPF; encoded by the coding sequence ATGTCAGTAAACAAAGTTATTCTAATTGGCAATGTGGGACAGGATCCCGAGGTAAGACATCTGGATAAAGATGTGACTGTAGCTAACTTTTCATTGGCAACTTCAGAAAGTTATACCGCCAAAAACGGTGAAAAAGTAACCACAACCGAGTGGCACAATATCGTTGTTTGGCGAGGATTGGCTAAAGTAGTGGAACAATACGTAAGCAAAGGTGACAAACTGTACATTGAAGGCCGTATTCGCACCCGCTCGTGGGACGATAAAGACGGCAATAAGCGCTATACCACTGAGATATATGCTGACAACCTGGAAATGTTGACACCGAGAGGACAGTCGACCGGTGGTGGCCAGCAAATGTCGGAACCAAAAAATCAACAGGCAGAATCGGTTAATGAACCTGATTTTAGTTCATCGGAAGAAGATGACCTGCCATTTTAG